The following coding sequences lie in one Capnocytophaga stomatis genomic window:
- a CDS encoding ABC-F family ATP-binding cassette domain-containing protein, with translation MLNVHDLSVSFQGEFLFENVAFMLNAGDRVGLIGKNGAGKSTMLKLLAKELKPDSGTIATDKEVNIGFLKQDIDFENGRTILEEAYQAFQEIKRLENQMDEIHGEMELRTDYESESYHNLMDTLSEITHRYDIIGGYQYQGNTEKVLLGLGFQRSDFQKQTDTFSGGWRMRIELAKLLLQNNDILLLDEPTNHLDIESIIWLEQFLTTYAGAVVIVSHDKMFLDNVTNRTIEISVGKIYDYPKPYSQFLELRQEIRKQQLASQKNQEKKIQQTEKLIEKFRAKATKASMAQSLIKKLDKIERIEVDEEDNAVMNVRFPVSVTPGKVVLEIQNASKNYGEKEVLQNIDLLIERGSKIAFVGQNGQGKTTLAKMIVGEIPFEGNIKLGHNVQLGYFAQNQAAYLDGEMSVVDTMFHAANDTNRMNIRDILGSFLFRGDDVEKKVKVLSGGERNRLALAKMLLSDFNVLVMDEPTNHLDIKSKNVLKKALQNFEGTLIIVSHDRDFLQGLTDKVYEFKNKNIKEYLGDIDFYLEQRAVENFREIEQSKDVSSEVKDVEKKEKPSFEQQKQQKTIQNRINKIENLITDIEKDLEQMNHQMGQEVQSDDFYKSYDLKKKELEKLMLEWEELMG, from the coding sequence ATGCTGAACGTACACGATTTATCCGTATCATTTCAGGGGGAGTTTTTGTTTGAAAATGTTGCTTTTATGCTTAATGCGGGCGACCGTGTGGGACTCATCGGAAAAAACGGAGCTGGAAAATCTACAATGTTGAAACTTCTGGCAAAGGAGCTCAAACCCGACTCCGGAACTATTGCCACAGATAAGGAGGTAAACATCGGTTTTTTAAAGCAAGATATTGATTTTGAAAACGGAAGAACAATTCTTGAAGAAGCCTACCAAGCTTTTCAGGAGATAAAACGTTTGGAAAACCAAATGGACGAAATCCACGGCGAAATGGAACTCCGAACGGATTACGAAAGCGAATCTTATCATAATTTGATGGATACGCTCAGCGAAATAACACATCGTTATGATATTATCGGAGGTTATCAATATCAAGGAAATACAGAAAAAGTATTGCTCGGACTTGGTTTCCAACGTTCAGACTTTCAAAAGCAAACAGACACATTTTCAGGAGGTTGGCGAATGCGAATTGAGCTGGCAAAACTACTTCTGCAAAACAATGATATTCTGTTACTTGACGAGCCTACCAACCACTTGGATATTGAATCCATCATTTGGCTGGAGCAGTTTCTGACAACGTATGCAGGAGCTGTGGTTATCGTTTCGCACGACAAAATGTTTTTGGATAATGTAACTAACAGAACCATAGAGATTTCAGTAGGGAAAATTTACGATTATCCCAAACCTTATTCGCAATTTCTGGAACTTCGTCAGGAAATACGTAAACAACAATTGGCTTCACAGAAAAATCAGGAAAAGAAGATACAACAAACTGAAAAACTCATCGAAAAATTTCGAGCAAAAGCTACAAAAGCCTCTATGGCTCAGTCGCTTATAAAGAAGTTGGACAAAATTGAACGCATCGAAGTTGATGAGGAAGACAATGCCGTGATGAACGTTCGTTTTCCTGTTTCGGTAACTCCGGGCAAGGTGGTTTTGGAAATTCAAAATGCTTCCAAAAATTATGGAGAAAAGGAAGTTTTGCAAAACATTGATTTACTGATTGAAAGAGGAAGCAAAATCGCCTTTGTAGGACAAAACGGACAGGGAAAAACAACGTTAGCCAAAATGATTGTCGGCGAAATTCCGTTTGAGGGAAATATAAAATTAGGACACAACGTACAATTGGGTTATTTCGCTCAAAATCAGGCTGCATATCTGGACGGAGAAATGAGCGTAGTTGATACGATGTTTCACGCCGCCAACGACACCAACCGAATGAATATCAGAGATATTTTAGGTTCTTTTTTATTTCGAGGTGATGATGTGGAAAAAAAAGTAAAAGTCCTTTCGGGAGGAGAACGTAATCGCTTGGCTTTGGCTAAAATGCTACTTTCGGATTTTAACGTTCTGGTAATGGACGAACCTACTAACCATTTGGATATCAAATCAAAAAATGTTCTGAAGAAAGCCTTACAAAACTTTGAAGGAACGCTCATTATCGTTTCGCACGACCGTGATTTTCTGCAAGGATTAACGGACAAAGTTTATGAATTCAAAAATAAAAACATCAAAGAATATTTGGGCGACATTGATTTCTACTTGGAACAACGAGCCGTTGAAAATTTCCGAGAAATTGAACAAAGTAAAGATGTTTCCTCAGAGGTAAAAGATGTAGAAAAGAAAGAAAAACCATCTTTCGAGCAGCAAAAACAACAGAAAACAATACAAAACAGAATCAACAAAATTGAGAATCTGATAACGGACATCGAAAAAGACTTGGAACAAATGAACCACCAAATGGGACAAGAGGTTCAGAGCGATGACTTCTATAAAAGTTATGATTTAAAAAAGAAAGAATTAGAGAAATTAATGCTGGAATGGGAGGAATTAATGGGATAA
- a CDS encoding SGNH/GDSL hydrolase family protein, protein MNPKKIAIFFIGVLLALFAVTFISGQYKTSQGSVKEGIVLGNTMIKYPTSDILLKDNSPKNSKANQIIEEVTKKKQEKEKTPPAKIDSVASSNEEEDSTLASSTEGKIYYPENSAKFISQLKEKLQQPNCQIIHYGDSQIEGDRITIYVRNRFQALFGGGGPGFIPIKVAYTQNSVNIQASDNWLRFASFDRFKRKKVPHQKYGLYATLSRFTDYNPADTITVKKASFTVKPSSTAYNRLRKFTKFGLHYGNCSHPTKITVYQNGKLLKEDFLKADGKYHNFKLDFDQTPQEIKVELEGVTSPDFYGITLDEAKGVRMDNVAMRGEAGRIFTRLNHENFRQMSAERKPDIFIFQFGGNTIPYIEQEKQITDYVRSLMQNIKWVKRSNPNASVIVIGPGDMSTSENGKMITYPFLIKLNEEMKTQCVNHGVAFWSIYEAMGGENSMVAWVEKGMAASDYVHLKPKGTQIISELFFQHLHNDILAIE, encoded by the coding sequence ATGAATCCTAAGAAAATAGCAATCTTCTTTATCGGTGTGTTATTAGCACTTTTTGCAGTTACCTTCATTAGTGGGCAATATAAAACCTCGCAAGGTTCTGTGAAAGAAGGAATTGTATTGGGAAATACAATGATAAAATACCCGACTTCTGATATTTTATTAAAGGACAACTCTCCCAAAAACTCAAAAGCCAATCAAATTATTGAGGAAGTTACAAAAAAGAAACAGGAAAAGGAGAAAACTCCTCCGGCGAAAATAGATTCGGTTGCGTCTTCCAATGAGGAGGAAGATTCCACATTGGCAAGCAGTACGGAAGGAAAGATTTACTATCCGGAAAACTCCGCGAAGTTCATATCTCAATTAAAAGAAAAGCTGCAACAACCTAATTGCCAAATCATTCATTACGGCGATTCACAGATAGAAGGCGACCGCATTACCATATATGTCCGCAATCGTTTTCAAGCTCTTTTCGGGGGTGGCGGACCTGGTTTCATCCCTATTAAAGTTGCCTATACTCAAAATAGTGTAAACATTCAAGCAAGTGATAATTGGCTTCGGTTTGCGTCATTTGACCGATTCAAAAGGAAAAAAGTCCCACACCAAAAGTATGGTCTGTATGCCACTCTTTCACGTTTCACGGACTATAATCCTGCTGATACCATTACAGTTAAAAAAGCCTCTTTTACCGTTAAACCTTCCTCAACGGCTTATAATCGTTTGCGGAAGTTCACGAAATTCGGGCTGCATTACGGGAATTGTTCCCACCCTACCAAAATAACCGTCTATCAAAATGGAAAACTTTTAAAAGAAGATTTCCTGAAAGCAGACGGAAAATATCACAATTTCAAACTGGATTTTGACCAAACTCCGCAAGAAATCAAGGTGGAACTCGAAGGTGTCACAAGTCCCGACTTTTACGGCATCACGCTCGACGAGGCAAAAGGTGTGCGTATGGATAATGTCGCGATGCGAGGCGAGGCGGGAAGGATATTCACAAGGCTTAATCACGAGAACTTCCGACAAATGTCCGCCGAACGAAAGCCCGACATCTTCATTTTTCAATTCGGAGGGAATACTATTCCTTACATCGAGCAAGAAAAACAAATTACCGATTACGTCCGTTCGCTAATGCAGAACATCAAATGGGTAAAACGAAGCAACCCGAATGCTTCCGTGATTGTCATCGGACCGGGAGATATGTCCACTTCCGAGAATGGTAAGATGATTACCTATCCTTTTCTTATCAAGCTCAATGAGGAGATGAAAACTCAGTGCGTCAATCACGGCGTTGCTTTCTGGAGCATTTACGAAGCAATGGGAGGTGAAAACTCAATGGTGGCTTGGGTGGAAAAAGGTATGGCAGCCTCTGACTACGTGCATTTAAAACCAAAAGGAACGCAAATCATTTCGGAATTATTCTTCCAACATCTGCATAACGATATTTTGGCAATTGAATAG
- a CDS encoding MBOAT family O-acyltransferase: MDFITNFFSFDEKSPLNFVRIDFWIFFAIVYTIFSFVYRRIRLRNLFLLFASLYFYYKASGLFVFLLLFSTVTDFHLGNFIHQQTQEHRRKIAVVISIIINLGVLAYFKYAYFFTDTYNALFHTNHQVFNYLAYWGNGFDSQGYFRADTIILPVGISFYTFQTISYTVDIYRRKTAPLKSILDFGFYVSFFPQLVAGPIVRAENFVPQIIKKTEVTAEAFNKGTFMILKGLIKKMIFADFIAMHFLDRVFDNPTMFSGFSNVMALIGYSLQIYGDFAGYTDIAIGLALLMGFQLPINFNSPYKAINCGDFWKRWHISLSTWLKDYLYIPLGGNRNSSAGTVIISLIFIVGITIAVNDLYFTFLVGFILILVSGLMYISRNIERHVVTNINIMLTMLIGGLWHGASWKFVIWGGLNGVGILVYKYWRKISPYEKSTHWIATTWKILFTFAFITFTRIFFRGKDMESIAQWFDQVNNNMGWDSAWQVLVHYQDVFFVMLIGYITHWLPQKWKDAVEHIFSESHIAVKGAIAVVIVVICYQAYSADLHPFIYFQF, from the coding sequence ATGGATTTTATTACAAATTTCTTTTCTTTTGATGAAAAAAGTCCTCTGAACTTTGTCCGAATCGATTTTTGGATATTCTTTGCCATTGTATATACTATCTTTTCTTTTGTTTATCGAAGAATACGCCTTAGGAATCTTTTCCTACTCTTTGCAAGTCTTTACTTTTACTATAAAGCAAGCGGATTATTTGTTTTTCTGCTTCTCTTTAGCACTGTTACTGATTTCCATTTGGGGAATTTTATTCACCAACAAACGCAGGAACATCGCCGAAAGATTGCCGTAGTTATCAGCATCATTATTAATTTAGGCGTATTGGCTTATTTTAAATACGCTTACTTTTTCACAGATACCTACAACGCTCTTTTTCACACCAATCATCAGGTTTTTAATTACTTGGCGTATTGGGGAAATGGATTTGACTCGCAGGGATATTTCCGAGCAGATACGATTATTCTCCCAGTAGGTATTTCATTTTACACTTTCCAAACGATAAGTTACACGGTGGATATTTATCGTAGAAAAACAGCCCCGCTTAAATCTATTCTTGATTTTGGCTTTTACGTGAGCTTTTTCCCTCAGTTAGTCGCCGGCCCCATCGTTCGCGCAGAGAATTTCGTACCGCAAATTATCAAAAAGACCGAAGTTACTGCCGAAGCCTTCAACAAAGGAACGTTTATGATTCTCAAAGGGCTTATCAAGAAGATGATTTTTGCCGATTTCATAGCGATGCACTTCTTAGACCGTGTGTTTGACAATCCCACGATGTTCTCCGGATTCTCCAACGTGATGGCTTTAATCGGTTACTCATTGCAAATTTACGGAGACTTCGCTGGCTACACCGATATTGCCATCGGTTTGGCTTTGCTTATGGGCTTTCAGCTTCCTATCAACTTTAACTCTCCTTACAAAGCTATAAATTGTGGAGATTTCTGGAAACGCTGGCACATTTCTCTTTCCACTTGGCTAAAAGATTATCTTTACATTCCTTTGGGAGGCAATCGCAATAGTTCGGCAGGGACAGTTATCATCTCATTAATTTTTATTGTGGGCATAACTATTGCTGTCAATGACCTTTACTTCACGTTTTTGGTAGGATTCATTCTTATCCTTGTTTCAGGATTGATGTACATTAGCCGAAACATAGAACGCCACGTGGTTACTAACATTAACATAATGCTGACGATGCTCATCGGGGGACTTTGGCACGGTGCTTCGTGGAAATTCGTCATCTGGGGAGGATTAAACGGCGTGGGAATTCTCGTTTACAAGTATTGGAGAAAGATAAGTCCTTATGAAAAATCCACACATTGGATTGCCACTACTTGGAAAATCCTTTTCACCTTTGCATTCATCACCTTTACACGGATTTTCTTTCGTGGCAAGGATATGGAATCTATCGCCCAATGGTTCGACCAAGTGAATAACAATATGGGCTGGGATTCCGCTTGGCAAGTGCTGGTGCATTATCAAGATGTCTTCTTCGTTATGCTCATCGGATACATCACCCATTGGCTTCCTCAGAAGTGGAAAGATGCAGTGGAGCATATCTTTTCAGAAAGTCACATTGCCGTAAAAGGAGCTATCGCGGTTGTTATAGTTGTCATCTGTTACCAAGCCTATTCGGCAGATTTACATCCTTTTATCTACTTCCAATTTTAG
- a CDS encoding membrane-binding protein, producing the protein MPKSYAEKMAQVKVLIDGLRESKDSLPAGITEETINELENLRNEVERLNSEQERLKAELKRKTEEATQKMKEMDERSSKMKKRIKIDYEQSIWRKYGIEDKR; encoded by the coding sequence ATGCCGAAATCGTATGCTGAAAAAATGGCACAAGTTAAAGTGCTAATTGATGGACTTAGAGAATCAAAAGATTCCCTACCCGCAGGAATTACAGAAGAAACTATTAATGAGTTGGAAAACTTACGAAATGAAGTGGAAAGACTCAACAGCGAGCAAGAACGCTTAAAGGCTGAGCTAAAAAGAAAAACAGAAGAGGCTACTCAGAAGATGAAAGAGATGGATGAACGTTCGTCCAAGATGAAAAAACGTATAAAAATTGATTACGAACAATCAATATGGCGTAAATACGGAATAGAAGACAAGAGATAA
- a CDS encoding formate--tetrahydrofolate ligase codes for MSFPTDLEIAQNAKMQHIKEVAKKLNINEDDLEQYGKYKAKLPLTLIDKEKIKKNKLILVTAITPTPAGEGKTTVSIGLTEGLNKIGKQAVAVLREPSLGPVFGIKGGAAGGGYSQVVPMEDINLHFTGDFSAIEKANNLLAAVIDNNIQSKTHSIGIDPRTVVWKRVMDMNDRALRQIVIGLGGSANGVPREDGFNITPASEIMAILCLSENFSDLKRRIGNIYVGKKFDGSPVFARDLNVVGAMALLLKDAIKPNLVQTLENNPAILHGGPFASIAQGTNTVLATKMGMSLSEYTVTEAGFGADLGAEKFLDIKCVSAGIAPNAAVIVATVRALRHHGGAVKEEYNTSSLEKVKKGIGNLEKHIENVQKFGLKAVVAINNFPNDSEEEIKYIQEVCHKKGVKAVVSKGFAQGGEGTKELAQAVVEIAESGESNFKPLYDHAISIEEKIETIAKEIYGASSVNYTSKARTQLKNINKLGFDKMPVCMVKTPKSLSDDDKKLARPTDFEVTVREFEFASGAGFVIPILGDTMRMPGLPSVPAAEGMDIDDNGVITGLS; via the coding sequence ATGAGTTTTCCAACCGATTTAGAAATCGCACAAAATGCGAAGATGCAACACATTAAGGAAGTTGCCAAAAAACTGAACATCAACGAAGACGATTTGGAGCAATACGGGAAATACAAAGCCAAATTGCCGCTTACGCTCATCGACAAGGAGAAAATCAAGAAAAACAAACTGATTTTAGTTACCGCCATCACGCCCACACCTGCGGGAGAAGGTAAAACAACCGTAAGTATCGGGCTTACCGAAGGGCTCAACAAAATCGGGAAGCAAGCCGTGGCGGTTTTACGCGAACCCAGCTTAGGTCCTGTTTTCGGGATTAAAGGCGGAGCCGCGGGCGGAGGCTACTCGCAAGTAGTTCCGATGGAGGACATCAATTTGCACTTCACCGGCGACTTTTCCGCTATTGAAAAAGCCAACAACCTGCTTGCTGCTGTTATCGACAACAACATCCAAAGCAAAACACATTCCATCGGGATTGACCCACGCACCGTTGTTTGGAAACGCGTGATGGATATGAACGACCGCGCTCTTCGCCAAATCGTTATCGGGTTGGGCGGAAGTGCAAATGGTGTTCCCCGAGAGGACGGATTTAACATCACGCCTGCTTCCGAGATTATGGCAATCCTTTGTCTGTCAGAAAACTTCTCGGACTTGAAACGCCGTATCGGAAACATTTACGTCGGGAAGAAATTCGACGGTTCCCCTGTTTTCGCTCGTGATTTAAATGTTGTGGGAGCGATGGCTTTGCTCTTAAAAGATGCCATCAAACCGAATTTAGTGCAAACTTTGGAGAATAATCCTGCCATTTTACACGGAGGACCTTTCGCCAGCATCGCACAAGGAACGAACACAGTTCTGGCAACGAAGATGGGAATGTCGCTCAGTGAGTACACCGTTACGGAAGCCGGTTTCGGAGCCGATTTAGGGGCTGAAAAGTTCTTGGACATCAAGTGCGTTTCTGCGGGAATTGCTCCCAACGCTGCGGTAATCGTTGCCACAGTGCGTGCATTGCGTCACCACGGAGGTGCCGTGAAGGAGGAATACAATACATCAAGTCTCGAAAAGGTGAAAAAGGGCATCGGAAACTTGGAAAAACACATCGAGAATGTGCAGAAGTTTGGCTTAAAGGCAGTCGTGGCGATTAATAACTTCCCGAACGACAGCGAAGAGGAAATCAAGTACATTCAAGAAGTATGTCATAAAAAAGGTGTTAAGGCTGTGGTTTCCAAAGGATTTGCACAAGGTGGCGAAGGAACAAAAGAGCTTGCCCAAGCTGTGGTTGAAATCGCCGAAAGCGGAGAAAGCAACTTCAAACCGTTGTACGACCACGCTATTTCAATCGAAGAGAAAATCGAAACAATTGCCAAAGAAATTTATGGAGCAAGTAGCGTGAATTACACTTCAAAAGCTCGTACCCAACTGAAAAACATCAACAAACTTGGTTTCGATAAGATGCCTGTTTGTATGGTAAAAACGCCAAAGTCATTAAGTGATGATGACAAGAAGTTGGCACGTCCTACCGATTTTGAAGTAACGGTACGCGAGTTCGAGTTTGCTTCGGGTGCAGGTTTTGTCATTCCTATTTTGGGAGATACGATGCGTATGCCGGGCTTGCCAAGCGTTCCCGCTGCCGAAGGAATGGATATCGATGATAATGGCGTTATCACCGGACTTTCTTAA
- a CDS encoding NAD(P)H-dependent flavin oxidoreductase, which yields MKTRITEIFNIKYPIVQGGMVWASGWRLVSAVSNAGGLGLLGAGSMYPEVLREHIQKCRKATDKPFGVNIPIMYPDIDKLMEIIIEEGVKIVFTSAGNPEIWTSVLQKEGIKVAHVVSSSKFALKAQNAGVDAIVAEGFEAGGHNGREETTTMTLIPSVKRHSNVPLIAAGGIGTGRGMLAAMALGADGVQIGSRFVATNEASSHINFKQRVLEADEGDTILTLKELAPVRLLKNPFYEQVLELYRSGEASAENIKKLLGKGRTKKGMFEGDLTEGELEIGQIASVIDKIQPVSEVFQEIIDEYNFALSELNQLGKLNF from the coding sequence ATGAAAACAAGAATAACAGAAATTTTCAACATAAAATACCCGATTGTTCAAGGAGGAATGGTTTGGGCAAGTGGCTGGCGATTGGTGTCGGCAGTTAGTAATGCAGGAGGTTTGGGACTGCTTGGGGCGGGGTCAATGTATCCGGAAGTGCTTCGGGAACACATCCAAAAATGCAGAAAAGCAACTGACAAACCTTTCGGGGTAAATATTCCGATTATGTATCCTGATATCGATAAATTGATGGAAATCATTATTGAGGAAGGGGTGAAAATTGTTTTTACTTCGGCAGGAAATCCAGAAATTTGGACATCGGTACTTCAAAAAGAAGGAATAAAAGTTGCTCACGTGGTAAGTAGTTCAAAATTTGCGTTGAAAGCTCAAAATGCAGGTGTTGATGCCATCGTGGCGGAAGGCTTTGAAGCCGGAGGACATAACGGACGTGAGGAGACCACAACTATGACACTTATTCCTTCGGTGAAACGGCATAGTAACGTTCCGCTTATTGCTGCGGGAGGTATTGGCACGGGTAGGGGAATGCTTGCTGCAATGGCTCTCGGAGCCGACGGGGTGCAAATTGGTTCTCGTTTTGTTGCAACCAATGAGGCTTCTTCACATATCAATTTCAAACAACGTGTTTTGGAGGCGGACGAAGGAGATACAATTCTTACTTTGAAAGAATTAGCTCCTGTTCGTCTGTTGAAGAATCCGTTTTATGAACAAGTTTTGGAGCTTTACCGAAGTGGAGAGGCTTCGGCTGAGAATATCAAGAAGCTTTTGGGAAAAGGACGCACCAAAAAAGGAATGTTTGAAGGTGATTTGACGGAAGGCGAGCTTGAAATTGGTCAGATCGCTTCTGTAATTGATAAGATACAGCCTGTTTCGGAGGTTTTTCAGGAAATCATAGATGAATATAACTTTGCTTTATCAGAATTGAATCAACTCGGAAAGCTTAACTTTTAA
- a CDS encoding phosphoribosylaminoimidazolesuccinocarboxamide synthase: protein MSNTITATNFNFPGQKSVYKGKVREVYHLENDLLVMIATDRLSAFDVVMPKGIPYKGQILNQIATKFMQQTEDIVPNWLVATPDPNVAVGHLCEPFKVEMVIRGYLAGHAAREYKAGKRKLCGVSLPEGMKENDVFPHPIITPATKADNGEHDEDISKEDIIAKGIVSAEDYEVLEKYTYALFARGTEIAAQRGLILVDTKYEFGKTKDGKIVLIDEIHTPDSSRYFYKEGYEERQRKGEPQKQLSKEFVRQWLISNGFQGKEGQQVPEMSDEYINTVSERYIELYENIMGEKFVKADVSNIEKRIYDNVMNYLKK, encoded by the coding sequence ATGAGTAATACAATTACAGCTACCAATTTTAATTTCCCTGGTCAAAAGTCGGTGTATAAAGGGAAAGTGCGTGAGGTTTATCACCTTGAAAATGATCTTTTAGTGATGATTGCCACTGACCGTCTTTCGGCTTTTGATGTGGTTATGCCAAAGGGAATTCCGTATAAAGGTCAGATTTTAAATCAGATAGCGACCAAGTTTATGCAACAAACAGAAGACATCGTTCCGAATTGGCTTGTCGCAACTCCTGACCCTAATGTGGCGGTGGGGCATTTGTGCGAACCTTTCAAGGTGGAAATGGTCATCCGTGGTTACTTGGCAGGGCACGCAGCACGCGAGTACAAAGCAGGGAAACGAAAACTTTGTGGCGTATCTCTTCCTGAAGGAATGAAAGAAAATGATGTTTTTCCACATCCGATTATCACACCTGCCACCAAAGCCGATAACGGGGAGCACGATGAGGATATTTCAAAGGAAGATATCATCGCAAAAGGAATCGTGAGTGCTGAGGATTATGAAGTTTTGGAAAAATATACATATGCACTTTTTGCACGAGGAACAGAAATTGCAGCTCAACGAGGACTTATCTTGGTTGATACCAAATATGAATTCGGAAAAACAAAAGATGGAAAAATCGTGCTGATTGACGAAATTCACACACCTGATTCTTCCCGATATTTTTATAAAGAAGGCTACGAGGAGCGTCAGCGAAAAGGTGAGCCGCAGAAACAGCTTTCGAAAGAATTTGTTCGTCAGTGGCTTATTTCCAACGGATTTCAAGGAAAAGAAGGACAACAAGTTCCTGAAATGAGTGATGAATATATAAACACTGTTTCAGAGCGTTACATTGAACTTTATGAAAATATAATGGGAGAAAAATTCGTTAAAGCCGATGTTTCAAACATTGAAAAACGTATTTATGACAATGTGATGAATTATTTGAAAAAGTAA
- a CDS encoding thioredoxin family protein has product MEKFGDVIDVNTPVLICFFADWHEPSMHMNAVLREILSIMGNRVKVVKIDVDKNKELTKALKVNGLPTLVIYNKRELVWREEGFQDSDVISLELSKYIN; this is encoded by the coding sequence ATGGAAAAATTTGGTGACGTAATTGATGTAAATACTCCCGTTCTTATTTGTTTTTTTGCAGATTGGCACGAGCCTTCAATGCATATGAATGCCGTTTTGAGAGAGATTCTTTCAATAATGGGCAATCGTGTGAAGGTTGTTAAAATAGATGTAGATAAAAATAAAGAACTTACAAAGGCACTGAAAGTGAACGGATTGCCTACGCTTGTCATTTATAATAAAAGAGAGCTTGTGTGGAGAGAGGAAGGCTTTCAGGACAGCGATGTAATTTCCTTAGAGTTGAGTAAATACATAAATTAG
- a CDS encoding DUF1835 domain-containing protein — protein sequence MRKVLHIIGNKNASEVLKKMDTNSEVITWNEMLCEGRTSTDVGSENFWKNRYNFFKNEYKTGKSSFIESVLKEYRNLCNQKTQDEAVLWFDEDLQSQINMIAVMSWLKKYRKDIQISWINHTNSKPTQKELKIKYENRVFFNQDDVEYADYIWQLYCSESPLQLEKHIKNTQTNLTALPSILEIHLKRFPSVKNGLNIIENEALKESIGFKGDKNVFINHLVKIQPNFGYSAMQYEGIIEKLKPLFSSLNPLKINIQGGSVLKNETNMYPILRNENEYLGGSLKYDFLYYDTSNKILKL from the coding sequence ATGCGAAAAGTACTACACATTATAGGGAACAAAAATGCTTCTGAAGTACTGAAAAAAATGGATACAAATTCGGAAGTAATTACTTGGAATGAAATGCTTTGCGAAGGAAGAACTTCTACGGATGTTGGCAGTGAGAATTTTTGGAAAAATCGTTACAATTTCTTCAAAAATGAGTACAAAACAGGAAAATCTTCTTTTATTGAGAGTGTACTGAAAGAATATCGGAATTTATGCAATCAAAAAACACAAGATGAGGCAGTTTTGTGGTTTGATGAGGACTTACAAAGCCAAATAAATATGATTGCCGTAATGAGTTGGCTAAAAAAATATCGAAAAGATATACAAATTTCGTGGATAAATCACACAAACAGCAAACCAACACAAAAAGAACTAAAAATAAAGTACGAAAATCGAGTTTTCTTCAACCAAGATGACGTTGAGTACGCTGATTATATTTGGCAACTTTATTGTAGCGAATCTCCTTTACAATTAGAAAAACACATCAAAAACACACAAACCAACCTCACAGCACTTCCTTCAATTCTTGAAATCCATTTAAAAAGATTTCCTTCCGTAAAAAACGGACTGAATATCATTGAAAACGAAGCTCTTAAAGAATCTATCGGTTTTAAAGGAGATAAAAATGTATTCATCAATCATTTGGTTAAAATTCAGCCCAATTTTGGTTATTCGGCAATGCAATATGAAGGAATTATAGAAAAACTTAAACCTTTATTTTCTTCATTAAATCCTCTGAAAATCAATATTCAAGGAGGAAGCGTTTTGAAAAACGAAACAAATATGTATCCCATTTTACGAAATGAAAATGAATACTTAGGAGGCAGTTTAAAATATGATTTCCTGTATTACGACACATCGAACAAAATTCTGAAATTATAG